A genomic region of Candidatus Bathyarchaeia archaeon contains the following coding sequences:
- a CDS encoding cation-transporting P-type ATPase, whose product MTKTTLNIKRQKFSGSASNTKSHKNESSTFTGAEEAKKLSVTELFRRLSSNENGLTTSEAEKRLQQFGSNEIPEKKVNPIVKFLGYFWGPIPWMIEAAVVVSAFIQHWIDFGIIFVLLMVNAVVGFWQEHKAGNAIEMLKQKLAPKARVLRDGKWREIPARELVPGDVVRVRLGD is encoded by the coding sequence ATGACCAAAACAACCTTAAATATCAAGAGACAAAAGTTTAGCGGAAGTGCATCAAACACGAAGTCTCATAAAAACGAAAGCTCGACTTTTACTGGCGCAGAAGAGGCTAAGAAGCTCTCTGTAACGGAATTATTCAGGAGACTTTCTTCAAACGAGAACGGCCTTACCACTTCAGAGGCGGAGAAAAGGCTTCAACAGTTTGGCTCTAACGAGATTCCTGAGAAAAAAGTTAATCCAATTGTAAAGTTTTTAGGCTATTTTTGGGGTCCTATTCCATGGATGATTGAAGCGGCAGTTGTTGTGTCGGCGTTTATCCAACACTGGATTGATTTTGGAATTATTTTCGTGCTTCTTATGGTTAATGCAGTGGTTGGTTTCTGGCAGGAGCATAAGGCAGGCAATGCTATTGAAATGTTGAAACAGAAGCTTGCGCCGAAAGCGCGAGTTTTGCGTGATGGCAAATGGCGTGAAATTCCAGCTAGGGAACTTGTGCCAGGCGATGTTGTGCGTGTACGCTTAGGTGAT